The following are from one region of the Actinoplanes sp. L3-i22 genome:
- a CDS encoding MarR family winged helix-turn-helix transcriptional regulator gives MSDEHERVIRSLQAFASTRGELARLFARGQGLHTTDAAAIVEIIDAEERGAPLTPARLAERLALTTGATSTLLNRLEGAGHVSRARGHSDRRMVTLHATAAIEATADAFFDPLARQLRAAVGDYSAADLALIETFVNRLTDTMSTYMDAAGREQP, from the coding sequence GTGAGTGACGAGCACGAACGGGTCATCCGGAGCCTGCAGGCCTTCGCGTCCACCCGCGGCGAGCTGGCCCGGCTCTTCGCCCGCGGCCAGGGTCTGCACACCACCGACGCGGCCGCGATCGTCGAGATCATCGACGCCGAGGAGCGGGGCGCCCCGCTGACACCCGCGCGGCTGGCCGAGCGGCTCGCGCTGACCACCGGGGCGACGTCCACGCTGCTGAACCGGCTCGAAGGCGCCGGCCACGTGTCGCGGGCGCGCGGGCACAGCGACCGGCGGATGGTGACGCTGCACGCGACCGCGGCGATCGAGGCGACGGCGGACGCGTTCTTCGATCCGCTCGCGCGGCAGTTGCGGGCCGCGGTGGGCGACTACTCCGCCGCCGACCTGGCCCTGATCGAGACGTTCGTGAACCGGCTGACCGACACGATGAGCACCTACATGGACGCGGCCGGCCGCGAGCAGCCGTAG
- a CDS encoding gamma-glutamyltransferase gives MVALAAPHPAAADAARAVVAAGGNAFDAALAAAAALTVVYPHQCSIGGDLVAIVRPAGQAPRAVLSIGAAAAAVDVAALRAAGAEMPSGGPQTVTVPGVVAGWAAIAGLGARLPFADLLAPARALAAGGVPVSAGLRRAVRDGIDVVRADPGLSALLLRSDGSPVTTLSQPVLAETFDVLAGDWRSFYTGELADRLVAGLTALGSPLSAADLAAHRAEVTEPLTRVIGEATWHAAPPPVQGATFLAIAGSPDLLTDASRARRARDLLLGDPRTGPIDLDGLLRPEPTPGPSAAGTSAAGTSAGGAKPAGDTVAVTAVDAEGNAVTLIQSVFWSFGSGLLDPGTGIVLHNRGSSFSLDPAHPARLAPGARPPHTLCPTLAVDGDTVVALGCQGGRSQPWILAQVAADVLASPDLDGLLARSRWVIGTAGIDRARPTLLLEPGTPDAARLAAVAGELGFAVETTAGRHDDAGHVQVARLRDGVLAAASDPRADGRPAVL, from the coding sequence ATGGTCGCCCTTGCCGCTCCGCATCCGGCCGCCGCCGACGCCGCTCGGGCTGTGGTCGCCGCCGGGGGGAACGCGTTCGACGCCGCCCTGGCCGCCGCCGCGGCGCTCACCGTGGTCTATCCACATCAGTGCTCGATCGGCGGTGACCTGGTCGCGATCGTGCGCCCGGCCGGGCAGGCGCCGCGCGCGGTGCTGTCCATCGGGGCGGCCGCCGCCGCGGTCGACGTGGCGGCGCTGCGGGCGGCCGGGGCAGAGATGCCGTCCGGCGGGCCGCAGACGGTGACCGTGCCGGGCGTGGTCGCCGGGTGGGCGGCGATCGCCGGTCTCGGTGCCCGGCTGCCGTTCGCCGACCTGCTCGCTCCGGCTCGGGCGCTCGCGGCCGGTGGGGTGCCGGTCAGCGCCGGTCTGCGGCGGGCCGTCCGCGACGGGATCGACGTCGTCCGGGCCGACCCGGGCCTGTCCGCGCTGCTGCTGCGGAGTGACGGGTCGCCGGTCACCACGCTGAGCCAGCCCGTGCTGGCGGAGACCTTCGACGTGCTCGCCGGGGACTGGCGGTCGTTCTACACCGGCGAGCTGGCGGATCGGCTGGTCGCCGGGCTGACCGCGCTGGGCAGCCCGCTGTCGGCCGCCGACCTCGCGGCGCACCGGGCCGAGGTGACCGAGCCGCTGACCCGGGTGATCGGCGAGGCGACCTGGCATGCCGCGCCGCCGCCGGTACAGGGCGCGACGTTCCTGGCGATCGCCGGGTCACCGGACCTGCTGACCGACGCCAGCCGGGCCCGGCGGGCACGTGACCTGCTGCTCGGCGACCCGCGCACCGGTCCGATCGACCTGGACGGCCTGCTGCGACCCGAGCCGACCCCCGGCCCATCGGCGGCCGGCACATCGGCCGCCGGCACATCGGCGGGCGGGGCCAAGCCGGCCGGGGACACCGTGGCGGTCACTGCGGTCGACGCGGAGGGCAACGCGGTCACGCTGATCCAGAGTGTCTTCTGGAGTTTCGGGTCCGGTCTGCTGGACCCGGGCACCGGCATCGTCCTGCACAATCGCGGCTCGTCGTTCAGCCTCGACCCGGCCCATCCGGCCCGGCTGGCCCCGGGCGCGCGACCCCCGCACACCCTCTGCCCGACCCTGGCCGTCGACGGCGACACCGTGGTGGCGCTGGGCTGTCAGGGCGGGCGGTCCCAGCCGTGGATCCTGGCGCAGGTCGCGGCGGACGTCCTCGCCTCGCCCGACCTGGACGGCCTGCTGGCCCGGTCCCGGTGGGTGATCGGCACGGCCGGGATCGACCGCGCGCGGCCGACGTTGCTGCTGGAGCCGGGCACCCCGGACGCGGCGCGACTCGCGGCCGTGGCCGGTGAGCTGGGCTTCGCCGTCGAGACCACGGCCGGGCGGCACGACGACGCCGGTCACGTCCAGGTGGCCCGGCTCCGGGACGGTGTGCTGGCCGCGGCGAGCGACCCGCGTGCGGACGGGCGCCCGGCCGTGCTGTGA
- a CDS encoding TetR/AcrR family transcriptional regulator, whose product MAGQRADARRNYTLLLAVAERAIAEQGADASLEQIARTAGVGSGTVRRHFPTRHALLAAVFRKQTDVLADRARDLAGRPDSRAALLEWLGELLAFAATTRGLAETLNRDHAADPGEAHDHCATARLTEAGQPLVSRAAADGALTPGVTIDDLLSLITGIALATEHHPDAATEAKRLLGLTIAGVSPA is encoded by the coding sequence ATGGCCGGCCAGCGCGCGGACGCCCGCCGCAACTACACGCTGCTGCTGGCCGTCGCCGAGCGGGCGATCGCCGAGCAGGGCGCCGACGCGTCCCTGGAACAGATCGCCCGGACCGCCGGGGTCGGGTCCGGCACCGTGCGGCGGCACTTCCCCACCCGGCACGCCCTGCTCGCCGCGGTCTTCCGGAAGCAGACCGACGTGCTCGCCGACCGCGCCCGCGACCTGGCCGGGCGGCCGGACAGCCGGGCCGCGCTGCTGGAGTGGCTCGGCGAGCTGCTGGCGTTCGCCGCGACGACCCGCGGGCTGGCCGAGACCCTCAACCGCGACCACGCCGCCGACCCCGGCGAGGCCCACGACCACTGCGCCACCGCCCGCCTGACCGAGGCCGGTCAGCCCCTGGTGAGCCGGGCCGCGGCCGACGGCGCGCTGACCCCGGGCGTGACCATCGACGACCTGCTCAGCCTGATCACCGGGATCGCCCTGGCCACCGAGCACCACCCGGACGCCGCCACCGAGGCGAAGCGCCTGCTCGGCCTGACGATCGCCGGGGTCAGCCCGGCCTGA
- a CDS encoding NmrA/HSCARG family protein encodes MSDPVLVVGATGQQGGAVARALRAAGIPVRALVRDPAKAVVGEAVIGDLRDRESLAKAVDGVRAVFSVQMPELKDGGYDFDGELRQGVNLIEAARAAGVPQFVHSSVSGSDRLAQAPGDRWQPLAPYYDAKAGVEEAVREAGFALWTLVKPAFFMENFLLSAKYLVPRGAAGGLATVLKPATRLSLVAVEDIGAAAAAAIAEPQRFHGVELELAGDYLSMTEIAAVLSKALGVPLTAPDMTEREALAAGAPAYSVLPMELMNIVGQPARPEFARALGIPLTSFAAWAHDQMK; translated from the coding sequence ATGTCCGATCCCGTACTCGTCGTCGGCGCCACCGGTCAGCAGGGCGGCGCGGTCGCCCGGGCCCTGCGCGCCGCGGGCATTCCGGTGCGTGCGCTGGTCCGTGACCCGGCCAAGGCGGTCGTGGGGGAGGCGGTGATCGGGGACCTGCGGGACCGGGAGTCGCTGGCCAAGGCCGTGGACGGGGTCCGCGCGGTCTTCTCGGTGCAGATGCCCGAGCTCAAGGACGGCGGCTACGACTTCGACGGCGAGCTGCGGCAGGGGGTCAACCTGATCGAGGCGGCGCGGGCCGCGGGCGTGCCGCAGTTCGTGCACTCGTCGGTGTCCGGATCGGACCGGCTCGCGCAGGCGCCCGGGGACCGGTGGCAGCCGCTGGCGCCCTATTACGACGCGAAGGCGGGCGTGGAGGAGGCCGTACGGGAAGCGGGTTTTGCTCTTTGGACGTTGGTGAAACCGGCGTTCTTCATGGAGAACTTCCTGCTCTCGGCGAAGTATCTGGTGCCGCGCGGTGCGGCGGGTGGCCTCGCGACGGTCCTCAAGCCGGCGACCCGGCTGTCCCTGGTCGCGGTCGAGGACATCGGTGCGGCCGCCGCCGCGGCGATCGCCGAGCCGCAGCGGTTCCACGGTGTCGAGCTGGAGTTGGCCGGCGACTATCTGTCGATGACCGAGATCGCCGCGGTGCTGTCGAAGGCCCTCGGCGTCCCGCTGACCGCGCCGGACATGACCGAGCGGGAGGCGCTCGCGGCGGGCGCGCCGGCGTATTCGGTGCTGCCGATGGAGCTGATGAACATTGTCGGTCAGCCGGCCCGGCCGGAATTCGCGCGGGCGCTCGGGATTCCGCTCACGTCGTTCGCGGCGTGGGCGCACGATCAGATGAAATGA
- a CDS encoding cation:proton antiporter: MTFTDLALVGAAAVLGPLLAMPRLGRLPVVFGKLLAGLALGHTGLRILDAGDPTFAFLAEIGFALIMFVAGSHVPIRDPRLRPAFRTGALRAVAVGVLALPVAALIAGLFQTRHFLLYAVLLASSSAALVLPAVEPGDPAVLALLPQVAIADTACIVALPLAIDPAHAARAGLGALAVLAAAAVLFLGLRAAERRGWRHRLHRVSRRHKLALEMRLHLVLLFALAAVAVATHVSVLLAGFAFGLAVAAVGEPRRLARQVFALTEGFLGPLFFVWLGASLDVRGLAAHPRFILLGLVLGVAAPAVHGAMRVTGQPPAVATMAAAQLGVPVAAATVGTQLGVLAPGEPSALVLGALVTIGAFTVAVAARSRSAPDGPASPQANRPGG, from the coding sequence ATGACCTTCACCGACCTCGCGCTCGTCGGCGCCGCCGCCGTGCTCGGCCCGCTCCTCGCGATGCCGCGGCTCGGGCGGCTGCCGGTCGTCTTCGGGAAATTGCTGGCCGGCCTCGCGCTCGGCCATACCGGCCTGCGGATTCTCGATGCCGGCGACCCGACCTTCGCGTTCCTCGCCGAGATCGGCTTCGCGCTGATCATGTTCGTGGCCGGCAGCCACGTCCCGATCCGCGACCCCCGGCTGCGCCCGGCGTTCCGCACCGGCGCCCTGCGGGCCGTGGCCGTCGGGGTCCTGGCCCTGCCGGTCGCGGCGCTCATCGCTGGTCTTTTTCAGACAAGACATTTTCTGCTGTACGCCGTTCTGCTCGCCTCGTCGTCGGCCGCGCTCGTGCTGCCCGCCGTCGAACCGGGCGACCCGGCCGTGCTGGCGCTGCTGCCCCAGGTCGCGATCGCGGACACCGCCTGCATCGTGGCCCTGCCGCTGGCGATCGATCCGGCCCACGCGGCCCGGGCCGGGCTCGGGGCGCTCGCGGTGCTGGCGGCGGCGGCCGTGCTGTTCCTCGGTCTGCGCGCGGCCGAACGCCGTGGCTGGCGGCACCGGCTGCACCGGGTCTCCCGGCGGCACAAGCTGGCGCTGGAGATGCGGCTCCACCTGGTCCTGCTGTTCGCCCTGGCCGCGGTCGCCGTCGCCACCCACGTCTCGGTGCTGCTGGCCGGGTTCGCCTTCGGGCTCGCCGTCGCCGCGGTCGGCGAGCCCCGGCGGCTGGCCCGGCAGGTGTTCGCGCTCACCGAGGGCTTCCTCGGGCCACTGTTCTTCGTCTGGCTCGGGGCGTCGCTCGACGTCCGCGGCCTGGCCGCGCATCCCCGGTTCATCCTGCTCGGGCTGGTCCTCGGGGTGGCGGCACCGGCCGTGCACGGCGCGATGCGGGTCACCGGGCAGCCGCCGGCGGTGGCGACGATGGCCGCGGCCCAGCTGGGCGTGCCGGTCGCGGCGGCCACCGTCGGCACCCAGCTGGGTGTGCTGGCGCCCGGCGAGCCGTCGGCGCTCGTGCTCGGCGCGCTGGTGACGATCGGCGCGTTCACCGTCGCCGTCGCTGCCCGGTCGCGCTCCGCACCGGACGGTCCGGCGTCGCCGCAGGCTAACCGGCCGGGCGGATGA